The following proteins are encoded in a genomic region of Xenopus laevis strain J_2021 chromosome 3L, Xenopus_laevis_v10.1, whole genome shotgun sequence:
- the snupn.L gene encoding snurportin 1 L homeolog isoform X1: MCSLGVHGQGCGMTVKQMDSLTDALAGSFSVSSDLNSPSAPHPRLSQYKSKYSSLEQSERRKKLLELQKAKRLDYINHARRLAEGDWSQDEEEKKDQKEDGGDECEEMDVDLGKKLPRHYANQLMLSEWLIEIPQDLSELWLLVVCPVGKRSLIVASRGSTAVYTKSGYCVNRFPSLLPGGNKRNNASGKDYTILDCIYNEETRTYYVLDVMCWRGHPVYDCQTDFRFYWLQSKLLEQEGLCDISKRNPFKFVGLQNFPCSLESIQGVLMQEFSYKVDGFLFYHKHTHYTPGSTPLVGWLRPYMVPEILGFPVPPCALAQKPAYAQEQMRQILEHKKGGKGTAEGGHYELEHLSTIGALE, translated from the exons ATGTGCTCCTTGGGTGTTCACGGGCAGGGTTGCGGTATGACTGTAAAGCA GATGGATTCTCTCACTGATGCTCTTGCTGGAAGCTTCTCCGTTTCATCTGATCTGAATAGTCCATCTGCTCCACATCCTCGATTATCTCAGTACAAGAGCAAATATAGCTCTCTGGAGCAAAGCGAGCGCAGAAAGAAGCTTCTAGAGCTGCAGAAAGC GAAACGGCTAGATTATATAAACCATGCCCGGCGCCTGGCTGAGGGAGATTGGTCACAAGATGAGGAGGAGAAAAAGGACCAGAAAGAAGATGGAGGAGATGAGTGTGAAGAAATGGATGTGGACCTAGGGAAAAAGTTGCCACGTCATTATGCCAATCAG CTCATGCTGTCTGAGTGGCTGATAGAGATCCCACAGGACCTGTCTGAGCTCTGGCTTCTTGTTGTATGTCCTGTAGGAAAGCGCTCTCTGATTGTTGCCTCAAGG GGATCTACAGCAGTATATACCAAGAGTGGTTATTGTGTTAACAGATTTCCTTCATTGCTCCCTGGAGGGAACAAACGCAACAATGCAAGTGGCAAAG ATTACACCATCCTAGACTGTATATACAATGAGGAGACTCGAACATATTATGTGCTGGATGTTATGTGCTGGAGGGGGCATCCAGTGTATGACTGTCAG ACGGATTTCCGATTTTATTGGCTCCAGTCAAAGCTGCTGGAACAAGAAGGACTCTGTGATATCTCAAAGCGCAACCCA TTCAAGTTTGTTGGACTGCAGAATTTCCCTTGTTCTTTGGAATCTATACAGGGTGTCCTGATGCAGGAATTTTCATACAAG GTCGATGGCTTTCTCTTCTACCACAAGCATACTCACTACACACCAGGCAGCACTCCGTTGGTTGGTTGGCTGAGACCTTATATGGTCCCCGAAATTTTAGGTTTTCCTGTTCCACCTTGTGCCCTTGCACAAAAGCCTGCTTATGCCCAGGAACAGATGCGCCAGATCCTTGAACATAAAAAAGGGGGTAAAGGGACAGCAGAGGGTGGGCACTATGAACTTGAACACCTTTCTACCATTGGTGCGCTGGAGTGA
- the LOC108711310 gene encoding tyrosine-protein phosphatase non-receptor type 9, with product MAGTLTQEEEQATNRFLQEMNSWTTCHSVSPLSWDIAVKFLMARKFDVVRAIELFHSYRETRQREGIVRLNPLQEPLLSELLSGKFTVLSVRAPTGASIAIFTAKLHHPARRNSRQAQHTVLQALFYLLDRAVESVDTQRNGLVFVYDMGGSQYSNFELELSKKILSLLRGAFPARLKKVLIVSPPVWFRVPYSVISLLLKEKLRERVHMVSASELLEHLPPQCLPESLGGLLPWDPGSWNCLLLPGRAGKPDPLDELVLVLGGSLCGSVHRPGARGMTLAQLKEYVGRVGRRGIYEEYEEMRNKQPEGTFTVSLAPVNRDRNRYGDVLCLDQTRVKLKRLNWQERSDYINASFMDGYLQKNMYIGTQGPLEKTFSDFWQMIWEQNVLVIVMTTRVEEGGHRKCGQYWPLSSGSMSTYGAVTVTNKATENHQHYRKSTLELSTRQGKDKRLISHLQFLSWPDFGVPSSAAALINFRGAVKKEQQRLVQELGTQWRGPPEGPPFVVHCSAGIGRTGTFCTLDICLSQLDNVGTVNIQETVQRMRRQRAFSIQTPEQYYFCYTSVLEYSTS from the exons ATGGCAGGGACTCTGACACAGGAGGAGGAGCAG GCTACTAACCGGTTCTTGCAGGAGATGAATTCATGGACTACATGCCACTCTGTGTCGCCTCTTTCGTGGGACATTGCTGTTAAATTTCTGATGGCACGAAAGTTTGATGTTGTGCGAGCAATTGAACTTTTCCACTCTTACAGA GAGACCCGGCAGAGAGAAGGCATAGTGCGACTGAATCCTTTACAAGAGCCCCTTCTATCTGAGTTGCTGAGCGGCAAGTTCACTGTGCTG AGTGTCAGAGCCCCAACTGGAGCTTCCATTGCAATCTTCACTGCTAAACTACACCATCCAGCCCGCAGAAACAGCAGACAGGCACAGCACACTGTGCTTCAAGCTCTCTTCTACCTGCTGGACAGGGCTGTAGAGAG TGTCGACACACAGAGAAATGGCCTGGTTTTTGTCTATGACATGGGTGGAAGTCAGTATAGCAACTTTGAGCTGGAATTAAGCAAGAAAATCTTGAGTCTGCTGAGA GGTGCATTCCCTGCTCGTCTGAAGAAGGTCCTTATTGTGTCCCCTCCGGTCTGGTTCCGGGTCCCATATTCTGTCATCAGCCTCCTACTCAAGGAAAAGCTGAGAGAGAGG GTACACATGGTGAGTGCAAGCGAGCTTCTGGAGCACTTGCCTCCACAGTGTCTTCCAGAGTCTTTGGGGGGTCTTCTTCCTTGGGACCCTGGCTCCTGGAACTGCCTCCTTCTTCCAGGGCGAGCTGGCAAGCCAGATCCTTTGGATGAGTTGGTACTGGTACTAGGAGGCAGCCTATGTGGAAGTGTACATAGACCTGGAGCCAGGGGGATGACTCTAGCACAGCTGAAGGAGTATGTTGGCAGAGTTGGGAGGCGTGGAATATATGAGGAATATGAGGAAATGAGAAATAAGCAGCCTGAAGGGACATTCACTGTGTCATT GGCTCCTGTGAATCGTGATCGGAATCGTTATGGGGATGTCTTATGCTTGGACCAAACCCGTGTAAAACTGAAACGTCTGAATTGGCAAGAG CGTTCTGATTACATAAATGCCAGCTTCATGGATGGATATCTTCAGAAGAATATGTATATTGGGACCCAGG GTCCTCTTGagaaaacattttcagatttttggcagaTGATCTGGGAGCAGAATGTATTGGTAATTGTCATGACAACAAG GGTTGaggaaggtggccatagaaaGTGTGGCCAATACTGGCCTCTGTCCTCTGGGTCCATGTCAACATATGGAGCTGTTACTGTGACCAACAAAGCCACTGAGAATCACCAGCACTACAGAAAGAGTACCCTGGAACTGAGCACTCGCCAG GGCAAGGACAAAAGGCTGATTAGCCACTTACAGTTCCTTAGCTGGCCAGATTTTGGGGTCCCCAGTTCTGCAGCTGCTCTAATTAACTTTAGAGGTGCTGTGAAGAAGGAGCAGCAAAGACTGGTTCAAGAGTTGGGAACCCAATGGCGAGGCCCACCTGAAGGACCGCCCTTTGTGGTGCACTGCAGTGCAGGCATTGGCAGGACAG GCACTTTCTGTACCCTGGATATCTGCCTATCCCAGCTGGATAATGTGGGTACTGTCAACATTCAGGAGACCGTGCAAAGAATGCGCCGACAGAGAGCATTTAGCATCCAAACTCCAGAGCAATACTACTTCTGCTACACATCTGTC
- the snupn.L gene encoding snurportin 1 L homeolog: MDSLTDALAGSFSVSSDLNSPSAPHPRLSQYKSKYSSLEQSERRKKLLELQKAKRLDYINHARRLAEGDWSQDEEEKKDQKEDGGDECEEMDVDLGKKLPRHYANQLMLSEWLIEIPQDLSELWLLVVCPVGKRSLIVASRGSTAVYTKSGYCVNRFPSLLPGGNKRNNASGKDYTILDCIYNEETRTYYVLDVMCWRGHPVYDCQTDFRFYWLQSKLLEQEGLCDISKRNPFKFVGLQNFPCSLESIQGVLMQEFSYKVDGFLFYHKHTHYTPGSTPLVGWLRPYMVPEILGFPVPPCALAQKPAYAQEQMRQILEHKKGGKGTAEGGHYELEHLSTIGALE, translated from the exons ATGGATTCTCTCACTGATGCTCTTGCTGGAAGCTTCTCCGTTTCATCTGATCTGAATAGTCCATCTGCTCCACATCCTCGATTATCTCAGTACAAGAGCAAATATAGCTCTCTGGAGCAAAGCGAGCGCAGAAAGAAGCTTCTAGAGCTGCAGAAAGC GAAACGGCTAGATTATATAAACCATGCCCGGCGCCTGGCTGAGGGAGATTGGTCACAAGATGAGGAGGAGAAAAAGGACCAGAAAGAAGATGGAGGAGATGAGTGTGAAGAAATGGATGTGGACCTAGGGAAAAAGTTGCCACGTCATTATGCCAATCAG CTCATGCTGTCTGAGTGGCTGATAGAGATCCCACAGGACCTGTCTGAGCTCTGGCTTCTTGTTGTATGTCCTGTAGGAAAGCGCTCTCTGATTGTTGCCTCAAGG GGATCTACAGCAGTATATACCAAGAGTGGTTATTGTGTTAACAGATTTCCTTCATTGCTCCCTGGAGGGAACAAACGCAACAATGCAAGTGGCAAAG ATTACACCATCCTAGACTGTATATACAATGAGGAGACTCGAACATATTATGTGCTGGATGTTATGTGCTGGAGGGGGCATCCAGTGTATGACTGTCAG ACGGATTTCCGATTTTATTGGCTCCAGTCAAAGCTGCTGGAACAAGAAGGACTCTGTGATATCTCAAAGCGCAACCCA TTCAAGTTTGTTGGACTGCAGAATTTCCCTTGTTCTTTGGAATCTATACAGGGTGTCCTGATGCAGGAATTTTCATACAAG GTCGATGGCTTTCTCTTCTACCACAAGCATACTCACTACACACCAGGCAGCACTCCGTTGGTTGGTTGGCTGAGACCTTATATGGTCCCCGAAATTTTAGGTTTTCCTGTTCCACCTTGTGCCCTTGCACAAAAGCCTGCTTATGCCCAGGAACAGATGCGCCAGATCCTTGAACATAAAAAAGGGGGTAAAGGGACAGCAGAGGGTGGGCACTATGAACTTGAACACCTTTCTACCATTGGTGCGCTGGAGTGA